The nucleotide window TTGTACAGCTCGAGATGCGCCCGCAGGGCACGCGGGTTGAGAGACTGCACGCGGTGCACCTCCGCGATCCCGCCGCGCGCTGCGCCAATGGCGTTGTAGAGCTCGAGAAGCTCGCCTTCCGCTTGCTCGGGCGGGATGGTCTTGATCCATGACATGTTGCACCTCACCGTTTCGCAGGCGCCACTGGGCGCGCGGCACGAGGGGTCATGACTCCTCCGGCACGAGAGGACGCTTCCGACCATCAGCGTCCTCTTCCACCAGAAGGACATGACAACCGCCCCGCTGCGTCGTGAGATAGCCCTCTCGGTGCGTCAGAAGGTCGAGCGCCGCCCGCAGCGCGCTCTTGCGTGAAGCGCAACGCTTCGCCGTACGCGTCGAGCGCGTGGTCGTCGAACCGCGGCGCGACGAGGATTCCTCCGGCAAGCTTACTGCGCGGCGCGGCAGCTGCACTCGAGAGGCGGGCGACGAAGGCGCGCACCGACTCGGCGCTGCCTACGGCAATGCGCTCGATCACGTGGAGCGCGTTCCCGTCCGGCCCGAAGGTGACCGCGTCGAACGCCCCCACGTTGCTGTCGGGAACGGCGAGCGTGTGATGGAGTTTCACCGATGTCACCGCGCCCAATGGCTCGATCATCGCGCGCCACTTGCTCATCCGACGAAACTGCTCGAACTGGTGCGTGACGTCGACAAGGAGCCAGCGCGCGAGGCCAAGCGCGGATCCGCATCGAGAAGCGAGCGCACGACCGACTCGGCCGGAAGCTCGGAGGTGACTGACGTGGCGGCCAGAAGCTGCAGCATCTGCGCCTGCGCCCGCGAGTCTGACCGCGCGGCGTTCGGGCTCGCCTCGGTCGCGCGAACTACCTCCAACGCAAATTCGCGTAGCTGCTGTCGGTAGGTTATCGCCGGAAATGCGTTCCGGCGGTCCTCGACGCTTACGGTGGCTCCAGTGGCGGCGACCCAGTCCTCCCAACGCGTCCCATCGGCGGCTCTGGGCCATCCGCTTCCGAAAACCTCGAGGATGCGCTTGCCCTTGCTGAACAAGAGAAAGGCAACCTGGTCGTTGCGACGCAGACGGACCGTGCCGTCGAAGCCCTCCCCCTCGAGTCGCGTCGCGAGCTGCCGCACATCGACGATCGCGGCGTCGAGCCCCGACAGTCGGGGCGCGCTGGGCGCAAGAAGAGGCGAGGAGGGCCACGGCACGTGGCTCAAGGTTCGGTGGACAGCTGAAGAGGGTGACATCCGCAGCGCCCGGCAGCTTCTCGATGATCGCGTCCCCCGAAGCCCCGATGCGACATCGAAGGCCTGAAACAGGACGCCGTCGCAGATGAGCGCAACCGCCCGGACAGCTCGACGGCCCCGCAGAAGGCCGGAGCATGCAGGGGCCGGTCGAAGAGCCGTTCCAATAGCCGCGGAACATCCTGCCGACCGAGCGCTCGCGATGGCCACCCCCCTTGCGACCTCTCCGACGATGGCATGAGGGCTCGTCCCGTCGACGTGGAGCGTCGGGGCTCGCAAGAGAGTCGCGCCGGAACCGGACACCGGCGCCTGCGGCCCCGCGACGCTTGCGGCTGGGCGGGTGGCCAGGAAGGGCTGGAGCGCCCGCGCCATCTCCCCGGGCGCTCGGAAATCGAGCGTCGGGATCCTTTGCGAGAGCCTTCGCGAGGAGAGCGTCGATTCTGCCGACACCCCGGCAACCTGACGGCTCGCCGGCAAGGGTCGCTCGGCCTGAACTTTGCTCATCAGCTCGTACAGCGACTCTGCCTCGAACGGAGGTCGCCCGACTACGCATTCGTACAGCACGGCGCCGACGGAGTAGAGGTCCGCTCGTACGTCGATCGGTCGACCTGCGAGTTGCTCCGGTGCGGCGTACTGGGGCGTTCCGAGCACCTGGCCCACGCGTGTGTGCGAGGTTCGACCCTGGACGCGGGCGATGCCGAAGTCGGTGACCTTGATGCGACGATCCCTCGTCACCATCAGGTTCGCCGGCTTGACGTCGCGATGGGTGATTCCGGTACGGTGGGCTGCCTCGAGCACAGAGAGGACCTCGAGCCCGACCCGCGCCGTCTGTTCCACCGAGAGGCGCTGGTGCTCCGCCAGCACGGCCTCCAGAGCGCGACCGTCGAGCCACTCCATGGCGATGTACGGCCAGCCGCCCTCCGTACCGACGCGATGCACGACCGTCACGCCCGGATGTGAGAAGGCGGCAGCGGCCCGCGCCTCCTGCACGAAGCGCCGAAGCGCATCCTCTGCATCACGCTCCGGGAGTGACTCGACAAAGCTCGCCTTGATGACTTTGATTGCCACCTTTCGGCCGAGCTCGAT belongs to Myxococcales bacterium and includes:
- a CDS encoding serine/threonine protein kinase gives rise to the protein MLPDTPSATFPYRILARVGAGAMGEVYEAEDIELGRKVAIKVIKASFVESLPERDAEDALRRFVQEARAAAAFSHPGVTVVHRVGTEGGWPYIAMEWLDGRALEAVLAEHQRLSVEQTARVGLEVLSVLEAAHRTGITHRDVKPANLMVTRDRRIKVTDFGIARVQGRTSHTRVGQVLGTPQYAAPEQLAGRPIDVRADLYSVGAVLYECVVGRPPFEAESLYELMSKVQAERPLPASRQVAGVSAESTLSSRRLSQRIPTLDFRAPGEMARALQPFLATRPAASVAGPQAPVSGSGATLLRAPTLHVDGTSPHAIVGEVARGVAIASARSAGCSAAIGTALRPAPACSGLLRGRRAVRAVALICDGVLFQAFDVASGLRGTRSSRSCRALRMSPSSAVHRTLSHVPWPSSPLLAPSAPRLSGLDAAIVDVRQLATRLEGEGFDGTVRLRRNDQVAFLLFSKGKRILEVFGSGWPRAADGTRWEDWVAATGATVSVEDRRNAFPAITYRQQLREFALEVVRATEASPNAARSDSRAQAQMLQLLAATSVTSELPAESVVRSLLDADPRLASRAGSLSTSRTSSSSFVG